A genomic window from Sphingobacterium sp. BN32 includes:
- a CDS encoding DUF4249 domain-containing protein, producing MRSIQIYLLSILIVLSFASCEEKIDVDLNTANAKVVIEADLNNFDRNQEIVVSRTVAFDENRAFEPVDNAVVSVVTSSGRTYNFESIGGGRYSHSNMGVIAQQEYTLNVSVDGQTYSSKTRMPNYVEVDSVKVTKENIFNEDYYFVNLCFDDPEGVENYYKYNVEIQSAGDNSTPMQFNSAYSDKFNDGLHVTHQIGGRNAEIENGDKVRVRRYCIAKDVYKYWSEYQSTNPGSASPANPTSNISNGALGYFSVAGVKEFVVEIDDSASLED from the coding sequence ATGCGAAGCATACAGATATACTTATTGTCAATTCTAATTGTACTTAGTTTCGCTTCTTGCGAAGAGAAGATTGATGTAGATTTGAATACCGCAAATGCGAAAGTTGTGATAGAAGCGGATTTGAATAACTTCGATAGGAATCAGGAGATTGTGGTCTCTAGGACAGTCGCTTTTGATGAGAACCGAGCTTTTGAACCCGTTGATAACGCTGTGGTCAGTGTCGTAACATCTTCAGGTAGAACCTATAATTTTGAATCTATTGGTGGAGGACGTTATTCGCATAGCAACATGGGCGTCATTGCGCAACAAGAATACACACTAAATGTTTCGGTGGATGGACAAACTTATAGCTCGAAGACGCGCATGCCGAACTATGTCGAAGTAGACTCTGTCAAAGTTACGAAGGAGAATATCTTCAATGAAGATTACTATTTTGTTAATCTGTGCTTTGATGATCCAGAAGGCGTAGAAAACTATTATAAGTATAATGTTGAGATTCAAAGTGCGGGAGATAATTCCACTCCCATGCAATTCAACTCTGCCTATTCGGATAAGTTTAATGATGGTTTACATGTTACGCATCAAATAGGTGGCAGAAATGCGGAGATAGAAAACGGCGATAAAGTCCGCGTCCGTCGTTACTGTATTGCAAAGGATGTTTATAAATACTGGTCGGAGTATCAGTCAACCAATCCAGGAAGTGCATCACCAGCTAATCCTACCTCCAACATCAGTAATGGTGCTCTAGGCTATTTCTCGGTAGCTGGAGTAAAAGAATTTGTTGTTGAGATTGACGACTCCGCTAGCTTGGAGGATTAA
- a CDS encoding TonB-dependent receptor has protein sequence MLIDYKKCTFLLVCLLSVLSTFGQEKITLSGIIKDVNSGETLIGALIRIQDANVSGYSNNYGFYSITLPAGEHLIEVSYIGYNGISQSITLTENRKLDFELNDNSTTIEEVVVSGKRQNENVASPQMGNLKFTMEELKNVPILFGEKDILKTIQLMPGVASGGEGSSNFYVRGGAGDQNLILLDEATVYNASHLLGFFSTFNSDAIKDVNLYKGGIPAQYGGRISSVMDISMLDGNNKKFAAEGGIGLIASRLKLEGPIVKDKSSFMLSGRRTYADMFLKASKDETVKKSRLYFYDLNAKMNYKLNERNTVYLSGYFGKDELGYGDLFGFDWGNATATVRWNHIFNEKLFSNTTMIYSDFTYNVKVNNDDSDFKIASKIRNWNLKQDFSYYSSNNNTLKFGLNVLRQQVLPASLNASSESAVNSINIEKRQGIEAAAYVSHEWKPFEQLSLIYGLRLNDFMVLGPGTFYSFDQDGEPTDEALYGSSIIKHHFNLEPRASMAYILNPQNSIKASYNRIAQNLHQLTNTTSSLPTDQYVLSSLNIKPQIADQVALGYFRNLNNDAYELSVETFYKFMDNQIDFRNGADLQANKYLEGELLFGIGRSYGVEFLVRKNKGKLNGWISYTLGRSERQFDGINDGNWFAARQDRTHDVSVVGMYQLSKSWNLGATFVFNTGNAITFPSGKYQIDGTTMFYYTERNGYRMPNYHRLDLSANYEPNKENKRFNSSWSFGIYNVYNRKNAYIIDFRENEQNPNVTEAYKIALFGIIPSVTWNFKF, from the coding sequence CTCCAATAATTATGGTTTCTATTCCATTACCCTGCCCGCTGGCGAGCATCTAATCGAGGTATCCTATATAGGCTATAACGGTATTTCACAATCCATTACGCTTACAGAGAATAGGAAGCTAGACTTTGAGCTGAACGACAACTCCACGACAATCGAGGAAGTTGTTGTTTCCGGGAAGCGTCAGAATGAAAATGTAGCGAGTCCGCAAATGGGTAACTTGAAGTTTACCATGGAGGAACTGAAGAATGTTCCGATTCTATTTGGAGAGAAAGATATCTTGAAGACTATTCAGTTGATGCCAGGGGTTGCCTCCGGTGGTGAAGGAAGTTCTAACTTTTACGTTCGAGGTGGCGCAGGCGATCAGAACCTGATCTTACTGGATGAAGCGACCGTATATAATGCATCTCATTTGCTTGGCTTTTTTTCTACATTCAACTCCGATGCGATAAAGGATGTTAATCTTTACAAAGGTGGAATTCCTGCGCAATACGGCGGGAGAATTTCTTCTGTCATGGATATCTCCATGTTGGATGGAAACAATAAAAAGTTTGCAGCCGAAGGTGGAATAGGTTTGATCGCATCGAGATTAAAACTTGAAGGGCCAATCGTTAAAGATAAGAGTTCATTCATGTTAAGCGGGCGCAGAACCTATGCTGATATGTTCCTGAAAGCTTCCAAAGATGAGACTGTGAAGAAAAGTCGCTTGTATTTCTATGATCTGAACGCAAAGATGAACTATAAGCTCAATGAGCGGAATACAGTTTACCTTTCTGGTTATTTCGGGAAGGATGAATTAGGATATGGTGATCTGTTTGGTTTCGACTGGGGAAATGCAACTGCTACCGTTCGCTGGAATCATATTTTTAATGAAAAGCTATTCAGCAATACCACTATGATTTATAGTGATTTTACCTATAATGTGAAAGTCAATAATGATGATTCGGATTTTAAGATAGCCTCAAAGATTAGAAATTGGAACCTGAAGCAGGATTTCTCTTATTATTCCTCCAACAACAATACTTTAAAGTTTGGATTGAATGTGTTGCGCCAGCAAGTCCTACCGGCTAGTTTAAACGCCAGCAGTGAGTCGGCGGTGAATTCTATTAATATCGAGAAGCGTCAAGGAATTGAAGCTGCTGCCTATGTTTCCCATGAGTGGAAGCCGTTTGAACAATTGTCACTTATTTATGGACTTCGTTTGAACGATTTCATGGTGTTGGGGCCTGGTACTTTCTATTCCTTTGATCAAGATGGCGAGCCGACGGATGAAGCGCTGTATGGCAGCTCGATTATTAAGCATCATTTCAATTTGGAGCCACGAGCGTCGATGGCCTACATCTTAAATCCCCAAAATAGTATCAAAGCCAGCTATAACCGCATTGCACAGAATCTACATCAGCTGACAAACACAACTTCGAGTCTTCCGACCGATCAATATGTGTTGAGTAGCTTAAACATCAAACCGCAAATTGCTGATCAAGTAGCTTTGGGTTACTTCCGTAACTTGAACAATGATGCATATGAGCTTTCCGTAGAAACCTTCTATAAGTTCATGGATAATCAGATAGATTTTAGAAATGGAGCCGATTTGCAAGCGAACAAATACCTGGAAGGGGAGCTGTTGTTTGGAATTGGAAGATCGTATGGGGTTGAGTTTCTTGTGCGTAAGAATAAAGGAAAGCTGAATGGTTGGATATCTTACACTTTGGGACGTAGCGAACGACAGTTTGATGGTATTAACGATGGCAACTGGTTTGCAGCGCGACAGGATAGAACACACGATGTGTCGGTCGTAGGAATGTATCAATTATCTAAAAGTTGGAACTTAGGAGCAACCTTTGTATTTAATACCGGAAATGCGATCACTTTCCCAAGTGGAAAGTATCAGATCGATGGGACGACAATGTTCTATTATACCGAAAGAAACGGCTACAGGATGCCGAATTACCATCGTTTGGATTTGTCGGCCAATTATGAACCGAACAAGGAAAACAAGCGTTTTAATTCAAGCTGGTCTTTCGGAATTTACAATGTGTATAACCGAAAGAATGCTTATATCATTGATTTTAGAGAGAATGAACAAAATCCTAATGTGACGGAAGCCTATAAGATTGCATTGTTCGGAATCATCCCTTCAGTTACTTGGAACTTTAAATTTTAA